The DNA segment ATTTTTGTTAAAAATTTTTAACAGCTAATTTTTATTTTTGGGGATAAATTTTAATTTGCAATTTTAGAAATTTTGCATTAAGATATAATTCTGGACTTTAACAAAGGAGGAGTAGAATGCTTTACAAGCAAAACTTGCAGGAATTTTTTGAGACAGAGCTATTTGATGTTTTTGCCAAAAGACAGAATCTTTTGCCAAAAAATGAATCAATTTTTCAGCTTAATTTGCCCTATGTTGTCGGTATTTTGGTTAGGTTTTTCAAAACAGAAGAATTTACCAGGGATTTTACGGCTACCCCACTCTATGATTTGAGATTGAATGGAAACGCGGGCATTCCTAAAATTCAAGGCCTAGCAGACTTTTGTCTGTTTAGGACGGGTATCTTCCCTTTAGATTTTAATACCAAAAGGGTGCCGCCTCGTAGAAATTTTGTAATGGCTGGCAAAAGCGCCTATTTTGATTTAAGCCTGAGGCTGAAAGAAAGATCTCTTCTCTTCCATTCCTTAGCGCTAAATTTTGTAATCTTGGCCAACATGATCAGTGAGGTCAGATTGAAAAATCTGCCTGAACAAGAAATCCTTAAACTTTTTGAATTTTGGCAGGAGAGCGGGAATCCTTTGGCTGGAGAGCTGTTGACTAAGATGGGAGTATCGCTCACTAGCTTAAAAACCTCACAATAAAAAATCCCCCTGTACCAGATGGTACAGGGGGCGTTTTTTTTAGTTTTTTTACAAAACAGCTTCTTTGGCAGCTTTGGCCACACGGAACTTGACCACTGTTTTCGCCGGAATCTTGATAGAAGCGCCAGTTGCTGGATTTCGGCCCATTCTTTCTTTGCGGTGTACTTTAACAAACTTGCCTAAGCCTGGGATTGCAAAGACCCCATTTTTCTTAACTTCCTTGTAAGCCAATTCAATCATTGCCATCATCACAGCTTCCACTTCTTTTTTCTTCATGTTGGTGCTTTCAGCTAAAGCTGCAAGCGCCTGAGATTTGGTCATTTTTGCCATAATCTTTTATAATTATTTAATTATTAGTCCACTTACATTATATAACATAAGAGTAAAAATGTGAAGAAAATAAAGGGTTTTTCCACAATCAGGGTTTTTTAGTTAATTCGGGCATGTTTTGCTTTTTGTTGACACAATTTAAAAATTTTGCTAATTTGAGGTATAATAAAAGTGTCAGATTTAGCTACTATTACTTAAATAATCTAATTAATTAAGTAATTGCTTTATGGAAAAAGACCAGAAATTTTTAGAAACTTTGTTAGACATGCTTGTTTCCAAGCCCAAGAAAGTAAAGGTTGCGCGCATGGTAAATGAAAGAGGAGTTTTGCTGACAATTGATGTTGATCCCGAGGATTTAGGCACTTTGATTGGCAAGCAGGGCAGAAATATTGATGCGATCCGAGGCTTGGTCAGAATAATCGGCATGAAAGAAAAGGCTTTTGTTAGCGTCAAATTAAATCAGCCTGATCGGGAAGAAGCTAAATAATTTTTAAAAAATAAAATTTTATATAAATAACCCAGTCTCATGGACTTGGGTTATTTTTG comes from the Patescibacteria group bacterium genome and includes:
- a CDS encoding HU family DNA-binding protein, with the protein product MAKMTKSQALAALAESTNMKKKEVEAVMMAMIELAYKEVKKNGVFAIPGLGKFVKVHRKERMGRNPATGASIKIPAKTVVKFRVAKAAKEAVL
- a CDS encoding KH domain-containing protein, yielding MEKDQKFLETLLDMLVSKPKKVKVARMVNERGVLLTIDVDPEDLGTLIGKQGRNIDAIRGLVRIIGMKEKAFVSVKLNQPDREEAK